In a single window of the Massilia oculi genome:
- a CDS encoding DUF4124 domain-containing protein: protein MKRQLSICLLAAAAIAAPSAYSESVIVKCIDGAGRVTFTDRPCEAGAATVRMASMPSSEGVTKIAPYPLAAREDVLPPARALQRSATPMPRVKAKPLASDVATLKAARAQFLVGDVGSRETLAGID, encoded by the coding sequence ATGAAGCGACAACTGAGCATCTGCCTGCTGGCCGCCGCAGCAATCGCCGCGCCGAGCGCCTATTCCGAATCCGTCATCGTCAAGTGCATCGACGGCGCCGGCCGCGTCACTTTCACCGACCGCCCTTGCGAAGCCGGCGCCGCCACCGTGCGCATGGCCAGCATGCCGTCCAGCGAAGGAGTGACGAAGATCGCCCCCTATCCGCTGGCGGCCCGGGAAGACGTGCTGCCGCCCGCGCGCGCACTGCAGCGCAGCGCCACGCCGATGCCAAGGGTCAAGGCCAAGCCACTGGCCAGCGACGTCGCCACGCTGAAGGCGGCGCGCGCGCAATTCCTGGTGGGCGACGTGGGCAGCAGGGAAACCCTCGCGGGCATTGATTAG
- a CDS encoding helix-turn-helix transcriptional regulator has protein sequence MNKTLRSKEESALIEQVRHIAEGLAQTFAPFCEVVVHDLRDPGHAVLAIHNNLSSRAAGDPATELGLARIADSAYPQVVANYPNQFPDGRPAKSTSIGIKDADGNYVAALCLNVDLTLFRSMQGILEQFNALGEAPVGESLDPANADAIRRRIDAYAARLASSPQLLKAHERRALMRELKDGGFLEVRRAMEVAASHLGISRATAYNDIK, from the coding sequence ATGAACAAGACATTGCGAAGCAAGGAAGAATCCGCGCTCATCGAGCAGGTCCGGCACATCGCCGAGGGCCTGGCGCAGACCTTCGCGCCGTTCTGCGAGGTGGTGGTGCACGATCTGCGCGATCCGGGTCACGCGGTGCTGGCGATCCACAACAATCTCTCCAGCCGCGCGGCCGGCGATCCGGCCACCGAGCTGGGTCTGGCGCGCATCGCAGACAGCGCCTATCCGCAGGTGGTCGCCAATTATCCGAACCAGTTCCCGGACGGCCGCCCGGCCAAGAGCACCTCGATCGGCATCAAGGACGCCGACGGCAACTACGTGGCGGCCCTATGCCTGAACGTCGACCTGACCCTGTTCCGTTCGATGCAGGGCATCCTGGAACAGTTCAATGCGCTGGGAGAGGCGCCCGTGGGCGAGTCGCTCGATCCGGCCAACGCCGACGCCATCCGGCGCCGCATCGACGCCTACGCGGCGCGGTTGGCGTCCTCGCCCCAGTTGCTCAAGGCGCACGAGCGGCGCGCGCTGATGCGCGAGCTGAAGGACGGCGGTTTTCTCGAAGTGCGGCGCGCGATGGAAGTGGCGGCGTCGCATCTCGGGATTTCGCGGGCGACCGCCTACAACGACATCAAATAG
- a CDS encoding 2-hydroxyacid dehydrogenase, which translates to MKTAVFSARRYDKTMLGQANEAAGHELRFLEDRLSRETAMLARGCEAVCVFVNDTVDAEVLGILAGQGVRLVATRSTGYNHIDAHAARDLGIAVVRVTDYSPNSVAEFAVGLLLAVNRKIARASVRTREGNFDLDGLMGFDLHGKTVGVIGTGKIGTIFARIMAGFGCTLVGYDRYPTPAFEALGGRYIGVDELLACSDVVSLHCPLLEETHHIVNAAALARVKRGCMLVNTSRGGLVDTEAAVQALKSGQLGGLAIDVYEQEASLFFQDLSSTIITDDVIQRLVSFPNVIVTGHQAFFTVEAIGQIMRTTIDSIGAFERGEELVNRIPD; encoded by the coding sequence ATGAAGACCGCCGTATTCAGCGCTCGCCGCTACGACAAGACCATGCTGGGCCAGGCCAATGAAGCCGCCGGCCATGAGTTGCGTTTCCTCGAAGACCGGCTGAGCCGCGAGACCGCGATGTTGGCCCGCGGCTGCGAGGCGGTCTGCGTCTTCGTCAACGATACCGTCGATGCCGAGGTGCTGGGCATCCTGGCCGGGCAGGGCGTGCGGCTGGTGGCGACCCGCTCGACCGGCTACAACCATATTGATGCTCACGCTGCGCGCGACCTCGGCATTGCCGTGGTACGCGTCACCGATTATTCCCCCAACTCCGTAGCCGAGTTCGCGGTCGGGTTGCTGCTGGCCGTCAACCGCAAGATCGCGCGCGCCAGCGTGCGCACGCGCGAGGGCAATTTCGACCTCGACGGCCTGATGGGTTTCGATTTGCACGGCAAGACGGTCGGCGTGATCGGCACCGGCAAGATCGGCACCATCTTCGCCCGCATCATGGCCGGTTTCGGCTGCACGCTGGTCGGCTACGACCGTTACCCGACGCCGGCCTTCGAGGCGCTGGGCGGACGCTATATCGGCGTCGACGAGCTGCTGGCCTGCAGCGACGTGGTGTCCTTGCACTGTCCGCTGCTGGAAGAGACCCATCACATCGTGAACGCGGCGGCGCTGGCGCGGGTCAAGCGCGGCTGCATGCTGGTCAATACCAGCCGCGGCGGCCTGGTCGACACCGAGGCCGCGGTGCAGGCGCTCAAGAGCGGCCAGCTGGGCGGCCTGGCGATCGACGTCTACGAGCAGGAAGCGAGCCTGTTTTTCCAGGACCTGTCGTCGACCATCATCACGGACGACGTGATCCAGCGCCTGGTGTCGTTCCCGAACGTGATCGTGACCGGCCACCAGGCCTTTTTCACGGTCGAGGCGATCGGGCAGATCATGCGCACGACCATCGACAGCATCGGGGCCTTCGAGCGGGGCGAGGAGCTGGTCAACCGGATTCCGGATTGA
- a CDS encoding threo-3-hydroxy-L-aspartate ammonia-lyase: MTAASLPTYEDVAQAAERILGAAHCTPVLTSRTVNEEFGAEVFFKCENMQRMGAFKFRGGYNALAKFSPEQRRAGVVAFSSGNHAQAVALSAKILGMPATIVMPQDAPAAKVAATRGYGATVVTYDRYTEDREQIGRELAEKHGLTLIPPYDHADVIAGQGTAAKELFEEVGPLDAFFVCLGGGGLLSGSALATRALSPGCMLYGVEPEAGNDGQRSFRTGEIVHIDTPRTIADGAQTQHLGHLTFPIIRRDVDDILTVSDEELVACMRFFAERMKIVVEPTGCLGFAAARRMKEQLKGKRVGVLISGGNIDLGRFASLIGD, encoded by the coding sequence ATGACCGCAGCATCGCTCCCCACCTACGAAGACGTCGCCCAGGCCGCCGAGCGCATCCTGGGCGCCGCCCACTGCACGCCGGTGCTGACCTCGCGCACCGTCAACGAGGAATTCGGCGCCGAGGTGTTCTTCAAGTGCGAGAACATGCAGCGCATGGGCGCCTTCAAGTTCCGCGGCGGCTATAACGCGCTGGCGAAGTTCAGCCCCGAGCAGCGCCGTGCCGGCGTCGTCGCTTTCTCCTCCGGCAACCATGCGCAGGCGGTCGCGCTGTCGGCCAAGATCCTGGGCATGCCGGCCACGATCGTGATGCCGCAGGATGCGCCGGCCGCGAAAGTCGCCGCCACCCGCGGCTACGGCGCCACCGTGGTGACCTATGACCGCTATACCGAGGACCGCGAACAGATCGGCCGCGAGCTGGCCGAGAAGCACGGCCTGACCCTGATTCCTCCCTACGACCATGCGGACGTGATCGCGGGGCAGGGCACGGCGGCCAAGGAGCTGTTCGAGGAAGTCGGTCCGCTGGACGCCTTCTTCGTCTGCCTGGGCGGCGGCGGCCTGCTGTCCGGCTCCGCGCTGGCCACGCGCGCGCTGTCGCCGGGCTGCATGCTGTACGGCGTCGAGCCGGAAGCCGGCAACGACGGCCAGCGGTCGTTTCGCACGGGCGAGATCGTCCACATCGACACGCCGCGCACCATCGCCGACGGCGCCCAGACCCAGCACCTGGGCCATCTGACTTTTCCGATCATCCGGCGCGACGTCGACGACATCCTCACCGTGAGCGACGAGGAGCTGGTGGCCTGCATGCGCTTTTTCGCCGAACGCATGAAGATCGTGGTGGAGCCGACCGGTTGCCTGGGGTTCGCCGCTGCGCGCCGGATGAAGGAACAGCTGAAAGGGAAGAGGGTCGGGGTGTTGATCAGTGGCGGGAATATCGATCTGGGGCGGTTCGCGAGCCTGATCGGCGATTGA
- a CDS encoding sensor histidine kinase, translating into MFTPIAQARRALRFAWFKSGLFWRTFFLMSVLTAASMLAWIGMISVFQRDKQVQQTAELVVSVVTITKAALTHSAPDLRRELLLELVSNEGIRIFTLEDTDVVDPPPHNRLMPQIAAIVRERLGADTRFSSGVNGVPGFYISFNIEDDKYWLMLERERLTGLTREQWLGWAVVVGLLSVVGAALISSLVNRPLARLTAAARAIAKGERPARLPEKGSQEIIEANRSFNQMVEDLAQVEKDRAVILAGISHDLRTPLARMGLEVEMANLSTDAREGMQSDIAQMDAIIGQFLDYAKPTEAATFVPVNLSEMLSDVGREAARIPDLHVKTDLMPGVHVMGNATDLRRVINNIIENARRYGNTPGTSCTDIDIVLRVKATGHGRRAVIEIGDHGVGVPADQIAQLMKPFTRLDSARGQANGAGLGLAIVERVLTRHNAGLEVRNREGGGFMLQVALPLAA; encoded by the coding sequence GTGTTCACCCCAATCGCCCAGGCCCGGCGCGCCCTGCGCTTCGCCTGGTTCAAGAGCGGCCTGTTCTGGCGCACCTTCTTCCTGATGTCGGTGCTCACCGCGGCCTCGATGCTGGCCTGGATCGGCATGATCAGCGTGTTCCAGCGCGACAAGCAGGTGCAGCAGACGGCCGAGCTGGTGGTGTCGGTGGTGACGATCACCAAGGCCGCGCTGACCCACTCGGCGCCCGACCTGCGGCGCGAGCTGCTGCTCGAACTGGTGTCGAACGAAGGCATCCGCATCTTCACGCTGGAAGACACGGATGTGGTCGACCCGCCGCCGCACAATCGCCTGATGCCCCAGATCGCGGCCATCGTGCGCGAGCGCCTGGGCGCCGACACGCGCTTCTCGAGCGGCGTGAACGGCGTGCCGGGCTTCTACATCAGCTTCAATATCGAGGACGACAAATACTGGCTGATGCTCGAGCGCGAGCGCCTGACCGGCCTGACGCGCGAGCAGTGGCTGGGCTGGGCCGTGGTGGTGGGCCTGCTGTCGGTGGTCGGCGCGGCGCTGATCTCGAGCCTGGTGAACCGCCCGCTGGCGCGCCTGACCGCCGCCGCGCGCGCCATCGCCAAGGGCGAGCGTCCGGCCCGCCTGCCCGAGAAGGGCTCGCAAGAGATCATCGAGGCCAATCGGAGCTTCAATCAGATGGTGGAAGACCTGGCGCAGGTGGAAAAGGACCGCGCCGTGATCCTGGCCGGCATCTCGCACGACCTGCGCACGCCGCTGGCGCGCATGGGGCTCGAAGTCGAGATGGCGAATCTGTCGACTGACGCGCGCGAAGGCATGCAGTCGGACATCGCGCAGATGGACGCCATCATCGGCCAGTTCCTGGACTACGCCAAGCCGACCGAGGCGGCCACCTTCGTGCCGGTGAACCTGTCCGAGATGCTGTCCGACGTCGGCCGCGAGGCGGCCCGCATCCCCGACCTGCACGTCAAGACCGACCTGATGCCGGGTGTGCACGTGATGGGCAACGCGACCGACCTGCGGCGCGTGATCAACAACATCATCGAGAACGCGCGCCGCTACGGCAATACGCCTGGCACCTCATGCACCGACATCGACATCGTGCTGCGCGTGAAGGCCACCGGCCACGGGCGGCGCGCCGTGATCGAGATCGGCGACCATGGGGTCGGGGTGCCGGCGGACCAGATCGCGCAGCTGATGAAGCCCTTCACGCGGCTCGATAGCGCGCGTGGCCAGGCCAATGGCGCAGGGCTCGGACTGGCGATCGTGGAACGGGTGCTGACCCGGCACAATGCGGGCCTCGAAGTGCGCAATCGCGAGGGCGGCGGGTTCATGCTGCAGGTGGCGTTGCCGCTGGCTGCCTGA
- the ompR gene encoding osmolarity response regulator transcription factor OmpR, producing the protein MTSTTSNNHAGMGAPSGHSAKIMVVDDDVRLRDLLRRYLTEQGFQVVTAESAPAMNKLWLRERYDLLVLDLMLPGEDGLSICRRLRGAGDQTPIIMLTAKGEDVDRIVGLEMGADDYLPKPFNPRELVARIGAVLRRKGPDEIPGAPSETPQTFEFGDFVLDLGTRTLKKNGETVPLTTGEFSVLKVFARHARQPLSREKLMELARGREYEVFDRSLDVQISRLRKLIEPDPSSPLYIQTVWGLGYVFIPEGQPR; encoded by the coding sequence ATGACCTCAACGACTTCGAACAATCATGCGGGTATGGGCGCACCATCGGGCCACTCCGCCAAGATCATGGTCGTGGACGACGACGTGCGCCTGCGCGACCTGCTGCGCCGCTACCTGACCGAACAGGGCTTCCAGGTGGTGACCGCCGAAAGCGCGCCGGCGATGAACAAATTGTGGCTGCGCGAGCGCTATGACCTTCTGGTGCTCGACCTGATGCTGCCCGGCGAAGACGGCCTGTCGATCTGCCGCCGCCTGCGCGGCGCCGGCGACCAGACCCCGATCATCATGCTGACCGCCAAGGGCGAGGACGTCGACCGCATCGTCGGCCTCGAGATGGGCGCCGACGACTACCTGCCCAAGCCGTTCAATCCGCGCGAGCTGGTGGCCCGCATCGGCGCCGTCCTGCGCCGCAAGGGCCCGGACGAGATTCCCGGCGCGCCGTCCGAGACCCCGCAGACCTTCGAGTTCGGCGACTTCGTGCTCGACCTGGGCACGCGCACGCTCAAGAAGAACGGCGAGACGGTGCCGCTGACCACCGGCGAATTCTCGGTGCTGAAGGTGTTCGCGCGCCATGCGCGCCAGCCGCTGTCGCGCGAGAAGCTGATGGAACTCGCGCGGGGTCGGGAGTACGAAGTGTTCGACCGCTCGCTCGACGTCCAGATCTCGCGCCTGCGCAAGCTGATCGAGCCCGATCCATCGAGCCCGCTGTACATCCAGACCGTGTGGGGCCTGGGCTACGTGTTCATCCCTGAAGGTCAGCCGCGCTAG
- a CDS encoding flagellar assembly protein A: MSDLAVLPDAAPATVAPAVRFDSKGPEHCIARRDDGVYADPEVLGTTLAAAVDGILRSNHYLEGLDYPVLIKALYGHGPELPRDAAGRVVVRIAADIVPFTPQRQALYRSVRIADGQAEYYFEPVFERDEEGNERPTRLDADEFVADMWVKGIRFGAEVDAIRSHIASGAAGRYVVARRLEPLPGLDARVEEVTNELHRSDAPRQLANGKLDLMSFQNRFPQVAAGTRLLRKVPRTSGSPGFDLNGIPIAPEVGRDLDLSTYAADGTAVDLAPEGEFLVARRDGFLSVDPKSSRIAITDKIVSRDGVSARTTGNLHLAGDYEEFGEVQEQRIIEAESITVHGDVYGHLVARGGAILLRRNLVGGSARNLNGGVRVLGVASQATIQATRGEVRLDRAENCVISGARIRIETAINCEIIGDEVEVAHAEGSAIAGRRVAIGRAAPWKQGEMLVWLLRPDCARVDAAMAQVRERMDQFVQLAAQRRSAMEALTGQPEMRKYLLIAPRLRKGELVLTAEQEPQFRRLAASVAPALKELGRLSQEARTLDGERQSGMALLKRFEVQRFERVGAAGVAIGMLAGEVQVLALPYEPDFGCVWDMTARDVKLRLRDTKGAEVLHAGCEGAWSWDTSTAQAQAAS; encoded by the coding sequence GTGTCCGACCTTGCCGTACTACCCGATGCAGCGCCCGCCACGGTGGCGCCCGCCGTCCGCTTCGACTCGAAGGGGCCCGAACATTGCATCGCCAGGCGCGACGACGGCGTGTATGCCGATCCCGAAGTGCTCGGCACCACGCTGGCGGCGGCGGTCGACGGTATCCTGCGCTCCAACCATTACCTGGAAGGCCTCGATTATCCGGTCCTGATCAAGGCCCTGTACGGCCACGGGCCGGAGCTGCCGCGCGACGCAGCCGGGCGGGTCGTGGTGCGCATCGCGGCCGACATCGTGCCGTTCACGCCGCAGCGCCAGGCCCTGTACCGCTCGGTCAGGATCGCCGACGGCCAGGCGGAATACTATTTCGAACCCGTGTTCGAGCGCGACGAGGAAGGCAATGAGCGCCCGACCCGGCTCGACGCCGACGAATTCGTCGCCGACATGTGGGTAAAGGGCATCCGCTTCGGCGCCGAGGTCGACGCCATCCGCAGCCACATCGCGAGCGGCGCGGCCGGCCGCTACGTGGTGGCGCGCCGTCTCGAGCCGCTGCCCGGCCTGGATGCCCGCGTCGAGGAGGTCACGAACGAGCTGCACCGCAGCGACGCCCCGCGCCAGCTCGCCAACGGCAAGCTCGACCTGATGAGCTTCCAGAACCGTTTCCCGCAGGTGGCGGCCGGCACGCGCCTGCTGCGCAAGGTGCCGCGGACCAGCGGCAGTCCCGGCTTCGACCTGAACGGCATCCCGATCGCGCCCGAGGTGGGCAGGGACCTCGACCTGTCCACCTACGCGGCCGACGGCACGGCCGTGGACCTGGCGCCGGAAGGCGAGTTCCTGGTCGCGCGCCGGGACGGCTTCCTGAGCGTCGACCCCAAGAGCAGCCGCATCGCCATCACCGACAAGATCGTCAGCCGCGACGGCGTCAGCGCCAGGACCACCGGCAACCTGCACCTGGCCGGCGACTACGAGGAATTCGGTGAAGTGCAGGAGCAGCGCATCATCGAGGCCGAGAGCATCACGGTGCACGGCGACGTGTACGGCCACCTGGTCGCGCGCGGCGGCGCCATCCTCCTGCGCCGCAACCTGGTGGGCGGCAGCGCGCGCAACCTGAATGGCGGCGTGCGGGTGCTGGGCGTCGCGTCCCAGGCGACGATCCAGGCGACCAGGGGCGAGGTCCGGCTGGACCGCGCCGAGAACTGCGTGATCTCGGGCGCGCGCATCCGGATCGAGACCGCGATCAACTGCGAGATCATCGGCGACGAGGTCGAAGTGGCGCATGCCGAGGGCAGCGCCATCGCCGGGCGGCGCGTGGCGATCGGCCGCGCCGCGCCGTGGAAGCAGGGCGAGATGCTGGTCTGGCTGCTGCGCCCGGACTGCGCGCGCGTCGACGCGGCCATGGCGCAGGTGCGCGAGCGGATGGACCAGTTCGTCCAGCTGGCGGCGCAGCGCCGCAGCGCGATGGAGGCGCTGACCGGCCAGCCCGAGATGCGCAAATACCTGTTGATCGCGCCGCGCCTGCGCAAGGGCGAGCTGGTGCTCACGGCGGAACAGGAGCCGCAGTTCCGGCGCCTGGCGGCCAGCGTGGCGCCGGCGCTCAAGGAACTGGGCCGGCTGTCGCAAGAAGCCAGGACGCTCGACGGCGAGCGCCAGTCCGGCATGGCGCTGTTGAAACGGTTCGAGGTCCAGCGCTTCGAGCGGGTCGGGGCGGCCGGGGTGGCGATCGGCATGCTGGCGGGCGAGGTGCAGGTGCTGGCGCTGCCCTACGAGCCGGACTTCGGCTGCGTCTGGGACATGACGGCGCGCGACGTCAAGCTGCGCCTGCGCGACACCAAGGGCGCGGAGGTGCTGCACGCGGGTTGCGAGGGCGCGTGGTCGTGGGACACGTCGACGGCGCAGGCGCAGGCCGCGTCCTGA
- a CDS encoding chemotaxis protein CheW, whose translation MPHASTRRASVSRYPAPRSSASREFLSFMLDGQEYGLDCARVHELKLLGSLERFATDGEIIGGVALSHGVIMPIVDMRAGRAQAAATGQGRSAPDTDVIILRLSSGLVGMVVESVTGIVHVRPEAVQPLPGAGYLIGMARIDGRKVLLIDIDRLMSLSPRRPLRAA comes from the coding sequence ATGCCTCACGCTTCAACCCGTCGCGCTTCCGTCTCCCGTTACCCGGCGCCGCGCAGCAGCGCCTCACGGGAATTCCTCAGCTTCATGCTCGACGGGCAGGAATACGGGCTCGACTGCGCGCGCGTGCACGAGCTCAAGCTGCTGGGATCCCTCGAGCGCTTCGCCACCGACGGCGAGATCATCGGCGGCGTGGCGTTGTCGCATGGGGTGATCATGCCGATAGTCGACATGCGCGCGGGCCGCGCCCAGGCCGCGGCCACGGGGCAGGGGCGGTCGGCGCCGGATACCGACGTGATCATCCTGCGCCTGTCGAGCGGGCTCGTCGGCATGGTGGTGGAGAGCGTGACCGGTATCGTGCACGTGCGCCCCGAAGCCGTGCAGCCCCTGCCGGGCGCGGGCTACCTGATCGGCATGGCCCGCATCGATGGACGCAAGGTGCTGTTGATCGACATCGATCGGCTGATGTCGCTCTCGCCGAGGCGGCCGCTGAGGGCCGCCTGA
- a CDS encoding ATP-binding cassette domain-containing protein, which yields MIRIQNVSLMRGTKPLLEGADLTLNPGDKIGLIGANGAGKSSLFGLLRNELHPDQGQIDFPAKWRMAYVAQETPPLERAALDYAIDGDVGLRRLQAELEELESHPDADAHGMRLGELHGMLADADAYTVQSRGEQLLLGLGFSLTQMNQPVASFSGGWRMRLNLAQALMCPSDLLLLDEPTNHLDLDAIIWLEDWLKRYPGTLIIISHDRDFLDEIVNVIVHIDDRKLKRYGGNYSSFERQRAAQMVLQASAIEKQNRQRAHLESFINRFKAQATKARQAQSRIKALSRMEELAPLRAAAEFSFEFREPLAAPNPLLVLDGVDAGYPLLDAHGDKVGAKTIVNHIDFSLTIGQRIGLLGVNGAGKSTLIKTVAGELAPLAGEATLGKGLSIGYFAQHQVEMLRHDESPLWHLAKIAPTVREQELRNFLGSFNFPGDMVTSPIKPFSGGEKARLALALIVWQRPNLLLLDEPTNHLDLETREALTMALAQFEGTLVVVSHDRHLLRATTDQFIIVADGRLQPFDGDLDDYKDWLFKTKLGKGGDALPGQAAPAKAAQPAARDSAPAPSPAASPAERKEQKRLEAEERQRLAAQRKPLENRVKRIDEQMAKLSAKKAAIDAELLDPAIYEAGNKDRLKTLVADQAFAARDLEALEMEWLEIQEQLEALAA from the coding sequence ATGATCCGAATCCAGAACGTCAGCCTGATGCGCGGCACCAAGCCGCTGCTCGAGGGCGCCGACCTGACCCTCAACCCGGGCGACAAGATCGGCCTGATCGGCGCCAACGGCGCCGGCAAATCGAGCCTGTTCGGCCTGCTGAGGAACGAATTGCATCCGGACCAGGGGCAGATCGACTTCCCCGCCAAGTGGCGCATGGCCTATGTGGCGCAAGAGACCCCGCCGCTCGAGCGCGCCGCGCTCGATTATGCGATCGACGGCGACGTCGGGTTGCGCCGCCTCCAGGCCGAGCTGGAAGAACTGGAATCGCATCCCGATGCCGACGCCCACGGCATGCGCCTGGGCGAGCTGCACGGGATGCTGGCCGACGCCGATGCCTACACCGTGCAGTCGCGCGGCGAACAGCTGCTCCTGGGCCTGGGGTTCTCGCTGACCCAGATGAACCAGCCGGTGGCCAGCTTCTCGGGCGGCTGGCGCATGCGCCTGAACCTGGCGCAGGCGCTGATGTGCCCTTCCGACCTGCTGCTGCTCGACGAACCGACCAACCACCTGGACCTGGACGCCATCATCTGGCTCGAGGACTGGCTCAAGCGCTATCCCGGCACCCTGATCATCATCTCGCACGACCGCGACTTCCTCGACGAGATCGTGAACGTGATCGTGCACATCGACGACCGCAAGCTGAAGCGCTACGGCGGCAACTACTCGAGCTTCGAGCGCCAGCGCGCCGCCCAGATGGTGCTGCAGGCCTCGGCCATCGAAAAGCAGAATCGCCAGCGCGCCCACCTCGAATCCTTCATCAACCGCTTCAAGGCGCAGGCCACCAAGGCGCGCCAGGCCCAGAGCCGGATCAAGGCGCTGTCGCGGATGGAAGAACTGGCGCCGCTGCGCGCCGCCGCCGAGTTCTCGTTCGAATTCCGCGAGCCGCTGGCCGCGCCGAATCCGCTGCTGGTGCTCGACGGTGTGGACGCCGGCTATCCGCTGCTCGACGCGCATGGCGACAAGGTCGGCGCCAAGACCATCGTCAACCACATCGATTTCTCGCTCACGATCGGCCAGCGCATCGGCCTCCTGGGCGTGAACGGCGCCGGCAAGTCGACCCTGATCAAGACCGTGGCGGGCGAGCTCGCGCCGCTGGCCGGGGAAGCGACGCTCGGCAAGGGCCTGTCGATCGGCTACTTCGCCCAGCACCAGGTCGAGATGCTGCGCCACGACGAATCGCCCCTGTGGCACCTGGCGAAGATCGCGCCGACGGTGCGCGAGCAGGAGCTGCGCAACTTCCTCGGCAGCTTCAACTTCCCGGGCGATATGGTGACCAGCCCGATCAAGCCGTTCTCGGGCGGCGAAAAGGCGCGCCTGGCGCTGGCCCTGATCGTGTGGCAGCGCCCCAACCTGCTGCTGCTGGATGAACCGACCAACCACCTGGACCTGGAAACGCGCGAGGCGCTGACGATGGCCCTGGCCCAGTTCGAGGGCACGCTGGTCGTGGTCTCGCACGACCGCCACCTGCTGCGCGCCACCACCGACCAGTTCATCATCGTGGCCGACGGCCGCCTGCAGCCTTTCGACGGCGACCTGGACGACTACAAGGACTGGCTGTTCAAGACCAAGCTGGGCAAGGGAGGCGACGCCCTGCCCGGCCAGGCGGCGCCGGCAAAGGCTGCACAGCCGGCCGCCCGGGACAGCGCGCCGGCGCCGAGCCCGGCCGCGTCGCCGGCCGAGCGCAAGGAACAGAAGCGCCTCGAAGCCGAAGAGCGCCAGCGCCTGGCGGCCCAGCGTAAACCCTTGGAAAACCGGGTCAAGCGCATCGACGAGCAGATGGCCAAGCTGAGTGCGAAGAAAGCGGCGATCGACGCCGAGTTGCTCGACCCGGCGATCTACGAAGCCGGGAACAAGGATCGCCTCAAGACGCTGGTGGCCGACCAGGCCTTCGCGGCGCGCGACCTGGAAGCGCTCGAGATGGAGTGGCTGGAGATCCAGGAGCAGCTGGAAGCCCTGGCGGCGTAA
- the prmB gene encoding 50S ribosomal protein L3 N(5)-glutamine methyltransferase, translated as MTNTTFSTPRDLLRYAVTRFNGAKLFFGHGSAEAFDEAAYLILHTLKLPLDRLEPFLDAKLLPDEVLQVLAVIERRVTERVPAAYITKEAWLGEYRFYVDERVLVPRSFIAELIPQQFSPWLTDPEGVENVLELCTGSGCLAIMMADTFENAVVDAVDISKDALAVAEHNIREYKLEGRVNPIESDLYENVPFKKYDLIISNPPYVNSESMRTLPPEYLNEPQIALAGGEDGMDLVRKIIAGAAERLTPDGILVVEIGNEREYAEAAFGHLGLTWLTTSIGDDAVFLLTAEQLQTAQ; from the coding sequence ATGACCAACACCACCTTCAGTACGCCGCGCGACCTGCTGCGCTACGCCGTCACCCGCTTCAACGGCGCAAAGCTGTTCTTCGGCCACGGCAGCGCCGAGGCCTTCGACGAAGCCGCCTACCTGATCCTGCACACCCTGAAACTGCCGCTGGACCGCCTGGAACCCTTCCTCGACGCCAAACTGCTGCCCGACGAAGTGCTGCAGGTGCTGGCCGTGATCGAGCGCCGCGTCACCGAGCGCGTGCCGGCCGCCTACATCACCAAGGAAGCCTGGCTGGGCGAGTACCGCTTCTACGTCGACGAGCGCGTGCTGGTGCCGCGCTCCTTCATCGCCGAGCTGATCCCGCAGCAGTTCAGCCCATGGCTGACCGATCCGGAAGGCGTCGAGAACGTGCTCGAACTGTGCACCGGCAGCGGCTGCCTGGCGATCATGATGGCCGACACCTTCGAGAACGCCGTCGTCGATGCGGTCGACATCTCGAAGGATGCGCTGGCCGTGGCCGAGCACAACATCCGCGAATACAAGCTGGAAGGCCGCGTGAACCCGATCGAGTCCGACCTGTACGAGAACGTGCCGTTCAAGAAATACGACCTGATCATCTCCAATCCGCCGTACGTGAACTCCGAATCGATGCGCACCCTGCCGCCGGAATACCTGAACGAGCCGCAGATCGCGCTGGCCGGCGGCGAAGACGGCATGGACCTCGTGCGCAAGATCATCGCCGGCGCGGCCGAGCGCCTGACCCCGGACGGCATTCTGGTGGTCGAGATCGGCAACGAGCGCGAGTACGCCGAAGCCGCCTTCGGCCACCTGGGCCTGACCTGGCTGACCACCAGCATCGGCGACGATGCGGTGTTCCTGCTGACGGCGGAACAGCTGCAGACCGCGCAGTAA